Proteins co-encoded in one Bremerella sp. TYQ1 genomic window:
- a CDS encoding NPCBM/NEW2 domain-containing protein, producing MTKLAVTLLLLLGAAVPAMADAATLAKTLQARVRAFHEGAPNEGHQLRVVYFYPADREPQANYKERVNRMVLDIKDFYDTEFARIGLENSPLPVEMDGDQVMIHMVQGAENHDSYGYDSRYGRKILREIGQQLRGKVDPEREFLLILCALCDKQEDGVYKIYSPYYGLGGANQVRGICFAADCEMLDTLNLTKTDEVFRYNEHNRNQRRSLADFNTVFIGGMAHELGHGLSLPHNRELPSERSKGTALMGSGNYTYRAELVGKKGSFMTLASATRMMCHPLLTQSNKQRFDRTELKVSDVQFSGNGKAVTIRGKVESNVEPFAVIAYSDAEGGNNYDAYQWTNEVKPDGSFEATLDIHKPGNNVLRLSFCHANGATSDVSYAFTANEKGEPNVQALKDGMAVATLEKEMLSGQTSEARQFAAKYLQENPQTEIAPMLQFVQTYEANSKPAKLAEVNEPEVFLSDVEPASAKVGYGRPSRNAYITPVSRYDSGFFLQPGGQFHAKGFYAHAPSRYTFDLDGKWKRFEAVVGLQTGIRGNVSAIFTVKGDGKELYRSSKIQDSNTETVSIDISGVKELELIADTGESDNRSCWSVWGSPKVSR from the coding sequence ATGACCAAGCTTGCCGTAACGTTGCTGCTGCTTCTCGGTGCCGCTGTGCCTGCGATGGCGGACGCAGCAACCCTCGCGAAAACCCTTCAGGCCCGCGTCCGAGCGTTTCATGAAGGCGCCCCGAACGAAGGACACCAACTTCGCGTGGTTTACTTCTATCCAGCCGACCGCGAACCTCAGGCCAATTACAAGGAACGTGTCAACCGAATGGTCCTCGATATCAAGGACTTCTACGACACCGAATTTGCTCGAATCGGACTGGAAAACTCGCCGCTACCGGTCGAGATGGATGGCGATCAGGTCATGATCCACATGGTCCAGGGAGCCGAAAACCACGACAGTTACGGATATGACTCACGCTATGGCCGCAAGATCTTGCGCGAGATCGGTCAACAGCTGCGTGGCAAAGTCGACCCGGAACGAGAGTTCCTGCTGATCCTGTGTGCGTTGTGCGACAAGCAGGAAGATGGCGTCTACAAGATTTATTCGCCGTACTATGGCCTGGGCGGCGCGAATCAGGTTCGTGGCATCTGCTTCGCGGCCGACTGCGAAATGCTCGACACGCTGAACCTGACAAAGACCGATGAAGTCTTTCGTTACAACGAACACAACCGCAATCAACGCCGTTCACTGGCCGACTTCAACACGGTCTTCATTGGTGGCATGGCCCACGAGCTGGGACATGGCTTGAGCTTGCCGCATAACCGTGAACTTCCGTCAGAGCGTTCCAAGGGAACCGCGCTGATGGGATCTGGCAACTATACCTACCGCGCGGAACTTGTCGGCAAGAAGGGAAGCTTCATGACGCTCGCCAGCGCGACGCGCATGATGTGCCATCCGCTTCTCACGCAAAGCAATAAGCAGCGTTTCGATCGCACCGAGTTGAAAGTCTCGGACGTCCAGTTCAGCGGAAACGGCAAAGCGGTCACCATTCGTGGTAAAGTCGAATCGAACGTCGAACCCTTTGCCGTTATTGCATACAGCGATGCCGAAGGGGGCAATAACTACGACGCCTACCAATGGACCAACGAAGTTAAACCCGATGGTTCTTTCGAGGCGACTCTCGATATCCATAAGCCGGGCAACAACGTCTTGCGACTCAGCTTTTGTCACGCCAACGGGGCGACGAGCGATGTCAGCTATGCGTTTACAGCGAACGAAAAGGGAGAACCCAACGTTCAAGCATTGAAGGATGGCATGGCGGTTGCCACGCTCGAAAAAGAGATGCTCTCTGGCCAGACCAGCGAAGCGCGACAGTTCGCTGCGAAGTACCTGCAAGAGAATCCGCAGACCGAGATCGCGCCGATGCTTCAATTCGTTCAGACCTACGAAGCCAACAGCAAGCCGGCGAAGCTTGCGGAAGTCAACGAGCCGGAAGTCTTTCTTTCCGATGTCGAGCCTGCTTCGGCGAAAGTTGGCTACGGCCGTCCGTCACGCAACGCTTATATCACGCCTGTCAGCCGATACGATAGCGGCTTCTTCCTCCAGCCTGGCGGGCAGTTCCATGCCAAGGGTTTTTATGCCCACGCCCCGTCGCGATATACGTTCGACTTGGATGGCAAATGGAAACGATTCGAAGCCGTGGTCGGCCTACAAACCGGCATTCGAGGCAACGTATCTGCGATCTTCACCGTTAAAGGAGACGGCAAAGAGCTATACCGCTCGTCGAAGATACAGGACTCGAACACGGAAACGGTCTCGATCGATATTAGCGGCGTGAAAGAACTGGAGCTGATTGCCGACACCGGCGAATCAGACAACCGAAGTTGCTGGTCGGTTTGGGGATCGCCAAAAGTTTCCCGCTAA
- a CDS encoding lysophospholipid acyltransferase family protein, whose amino-acid sequence MRKTHHPWIARTGGMAIVSSLRTLMSTLDVRAMYVQAENDPANPFCQRRGIYIFWHEYISIPFCLRGHCNISMLLSRHRDAEWLAHAANLMGFGTVRGSSNWGSIAALKELIRVSRRQHLAITPDGPRGPRREMAQGPIYLASKLQMPIIPMGFGMDRPIRFGTWDKFALPRPFTRARMIMGEAIHIPKKVTKEDVEFHRLDVQRVLNHLTVAAEKWAESGLLGENEVSFSAMATPLKSQSETSLQTHFWRQSAQRNFKPVIQQDEAAQEEAEPTILRFRSAS is encoded by the coding sequence ATGCGAAAAACTCATCATCCTTGGATCGCACGCACCGGTGGTATGGCCATCGTGTCATCTTTGCGAACGTTGATGAGCACCCTCGACGTTCGAGCGATGTACGTCCAAGCGGAGAATGACCCCGCCAATCCGTTTTGCCAACGGCGCGGCATCTATATCTTCTGGCATGAATACATCTCGATTCCGTTTTGCTTGCGTGGGCACTGTAACATCTCGATGCTGCTAAGCCGGCATCGCGACGCAGAATGGTTGGCCCACGCGGCCAATCTGATGGGCTTTGGAACCGTGCGTGGTTCGTCGAACTGGGGAAGCATTGCCGCGCTGAAAGAGTTGATCCGTGTTTCGCGCCGGCAGCATTTGGCCATCACCCCCGACGGCCCTCGAGGTCCACGTCGTGAGATGGCACAAGGTCCGATTTACCTCGCCTCGAAGCTACAGATGCCGATCATTCCGATGGGCTTCGGCATGGATCGACCGATCCGCTTCGGAACGTGGGACAAGTTTGCCCTGCCCCGCCCCTTCACGCGGGCCCGGATGATCATGGGGGAAGCGATTCACATTCCCAAGAAGGTCACGAAGGAAGATGTCGAGTTTCATCGCTTGGATGTGCAACGCGTGCTGAATCACTTGACGGTGGCCGCCGAGAAATGGGCCGAGTCGGGCCTGCTCGGAGAGAACGAAGTCAGCTTCTCGGCAATGGCGACACCACTAAAATCGCAGAGCGAAACATCACTTCAGACGCACTTTTGGCGACAATCGGCTCAGCGGAATTTTAAGCCGGTTATCCAGCAGGACGAAGCAGCGCAAGAAGAAGCCGAGCCAACCATCTTGCGGTTTCGCTCGGCTTCCTAG
- the dapF gene encoding diaminopimelate epimerase codes for MSQLRFTKMHGAGNDYVYVNLFEEQLPTAPEKLAPLVSDRHFGIGGDGLILITPSEVADARMRMFNADGSEAEMCGNGLRCVAKYVYDHGIAKKEKLDLETGAGVLSVELETDGNLAKRVTVNMGEPILDAAKIPTTFGQSPVVNQKLEAGGREFDVTCVSMGNPHCVIFVDKADDDLVLKIGPQIEKAAQFPARVNVEFIEIISPTEVRQRTWERGSGETLACGTGASAVCVAGVLTGKLERKILNHLLGGDLELHWNEADNHVYMTGPAEEVFQGVWTVPQGVPLYSELA; via the coding sequence ATGTCGCAATTGCGTTTTACGAAAATGCACGGAGCCGGAAACGACTACGTGTACGTCAATTTGTTTGAAGAGCAGCTCCCCACCGCACCGGAGAAGCTGGCCCCGTTGGTTTCCGATCGCCATTTCGGCATCGGTGGCGATGGGCTGATTTTGATTACTCCGTCCGAAGTGGCCGACGCTCGGATGCGAATGTTCAATGCCGACGGTTCTGAAGCTGAAATGTGCGGCAATGGACTCCGCTGTGTTGCCAAATACGTCTACGACCATGGAATCGCGAAGAAAGAAAAACTCGATCTCGAAACGGGCGCCGGGGTTCTTTCGGTTGAGTTAGAAACCGATGGCAACCTCGCCAAGCGTGTGACGGTGAATATGGGCGAGCCGATCCTCGACGCCGCGAAGATTCCGACCACCTTTGGCCAGTCGCCGGTAGTCAATCAGAAGCTGGAAGCTGGCGGACGCGAGTTTGACGTAACTTGTGTTTCGATGGGCAATCCGCACTGCGTGATCTTCGTCGACAAAGCAGACGACGATTTGGTGCTGAAGATTGGACCGCAAATTGAAAAAGCGGCTCAGTTCCCTGCCCGGGTCAATGTCGAGTTCATCGAGATCATCAGCCCGACAGAAGTTCGTCAGCGAACATGGGAACGAGGCAGCGGTGAAACGTTGGCCTGCGGTACCGGGGCGAGCGCCGTTTGTGTCGCTGGTGTGCTGACAGGAAAGCTCGAGCGTAAGATTTTGAATCACCTCTTGGGTGGCGATCTCGAACTGCACTGGAACGAAGCGGACAATCATGTCTATATGACAGGACCTGCCGAAGAAGTCTTCCAAGGCGTTTGGACCGTTCCCCAAGGCGTTCCTTTGTATTCGGAACTGGCCTAA
- a CDS encoding DUF1559 domain-containing protein: protein MKPYRPGPRSGFTLVELLVVIAIIGVLIALLLPAVQQAREAARRMQCTNNQKQLGIAMHNYHDTFSHFPPGVVGLVNYDATDPLNFQNTPPTWMQMLLPFIEQGNLYEQMQSHFDQGLRAATAPGRFTVIDGLTCPSDANAPKITDIEPAVWSGNFGFAGNYVACSGSGYFTTTADPYMQNSNGMFYAKSKTDFADVTDGTTNTLMMGEILVVPDIAPRNSTNQDLRGSYYFGRRAAGCFSAREGPNTIVGDRLSSCRNLPRTPCNGQGTDNMIMHARSLHPGGANVTLGDGSVRFVPETVDRAVFQAFGTRNGGETPGQL from the coding sequence ATGAAACCATATCGTCCTGGGCCGCGCTCCGGCTTCACGCTCGTCGAGCTTCTCGTTGTAATTGCCATCATTGGGGTGTTGATTGCTTTGCTACTGCCGGCCGTTCAGCAGGCACGCGAAGCGGCTCGACGCATGCAGTGCACGAACAACCAAAAGCAGTTGGGCATTGCGATGCACAACTATCACGACACGTTCAGCCATTTTCCGCCCGGCGTGGTTGGATTGGTCAATTACGACGCAACCGATCCTCTGAACTTCCAGAACACACCACCCACATGGATGCAAATGCTGCTGCCGTTCATCGAGCAGGGCAATCTTTACGAACAAATGCAGTCTCACTTCGATCAAGGCCTTCGAGCCGCGACCGCCCCTGGTCGTTTCACAGTGATCGATGGCCTGACATGTCCTAGTGATGCCAACGCCCCAAAAATTACCGACATCGAGCCTGCCGTCTGGTCTGGCAACTTCGGCTTCGCGGGGAACTACGTCGCCTGCAGCGGGTCTGGCTATTTCACGACAACAGCCGATCCCTACATGCAAAACAGCAACGGGATGTTCTACGCCAAGTCAAAGACCGACTTCGCCGATGTCACCGACGGCACGACCAACACGTTGATGATGGGCGAAATCCTTGTCGTTCCCGACATCGCTCCGCGTAACTCGACCAATCAGGACCTGCGTGGGTCGTACTACTTCGGTCGCCGCGCCGCTGGCTGCTTTAGTGCCCGCGAAGGTCCAAATACGATTGTCGGCGATCGGCTTAGCAGTTGCCGTAATTTGCCCCGCACTCCATGCAACGGGCAGGGGACCGACAACATGATTATGCATGCTCGCAGTCTGCACCCCGGCGGTGCGAATGTGACACTCGGCGACGGCTCGGTTCGCTTCGTCCCGGAAACGGTCGATCGTGCGGTCTTTCAGGCCTTCGGAACTCGCAACGGGGGTGAAACGCCAGGTCAACTGTAG